One window from the genome of Paenibacillus azoreducens encodes:
- a CDS encoding phosphatidylglycerophosphatase A yields the protein MSEHNNEKAPYSLNSREVADATLEWLAKRGVKLEEIAELVMTLQRKYYPNLTMEECMENVKRVLSKREVQNAVLTGIQLDVLAEEGKLISPLQEMLVNDESLYGVDEILAFSIVNVYGSIGFTNYGYVDKLKPGVLERLNDKSTGETHTFLDDIVGAIAAAASSRIAHRKQAERE from the coding sequence ATGAGTGAACATAACAATGAAAAAGCGCCATACAGCCTTAACAGCCGAGAAGTAGCCGACGCTACGCTGGAATGGCTCGCCAAAAGAGGCGTGAAGCTGGAGGAAATCGCCGAGCTCGTGATGACTCTTCAGAGAAAATATTACCCGAATCTGACGATGGAAGAATGCATGGAAAATGTTAAAAGGGTGCTGAGCAAGCGCGAAGTGCAAAATGCGGTGTTAACCGGCATTCAGCTGGATGTGCTTGCCGAGGAAGGCAAGTTGATTTCGCCATTGCAGGAGATGTTGGTGAATGATGAAAGCCTGTACGGCGTGGACGAAATATTGGCTTTTTCCATCGTGAACGTTTACGGCAGCATCGGTTTTACCAATTATGGTTACGTGGACAAGTTGAAACCCGGCGTCCTCGAACGCTTGAACGATAAAAGCACCGGTGAAACCCATACCTTCCTGGACGATATCGTCGGAGCGATCGCCGCAGCCGCAAGCAGCCGCATCGCACACCGGAAACAAGCCGAACGCGAGTAA
- a CDS encoding DUF418 domain-containing protein produces the protein MQPSVSSKERIVSLDIIRGMALFGILLINIKGYRVVVEGMALPDIAGFNEVIQTFTTVFIEKKFYSIFSFLFGAGFYLFASRAESRGDKPLRLFSRRLLALLLIGVAHLPIFWGSILFFYALIGFLLLPFYRASVKTTLWIGGGLLVLHLAATGLQFAISYSELEIAQALNFLTNDCITIFLMFLSGCVAAKAGWIGKTGEHIRSIRKLFLLLLPIAAGLSVWMWVAEGNADPLLSSIVALSAIPMAYCYLSGLFLLLEHRSIARLFSPVGKLGRMALTNYVAQSLIGVALLDMFGINFPTPVEIVLVAIVIFVIQVVISVVWLRFFRMGPLEKLWRIMTYGRRAIGRTGRTHVSARD, from the coding sequence ATGCAACCTTCTGTTTCATCCAAAGAGAGGATTGTATCACTTGATATTATTCGCGGAATGGCGTTATTTGGCATATTGCTAATCAATATCAAAGGGTATCGCGTTGTGGTAGAAGGGATGGCGTTGCCGGACATTGCCGGCTTTAATGAAGTCATTCAGACTTTCACAACCGTTTTTATCGAAAAGAAATTCTATTCTATTTTCTCGTTTCTGTTTGGGGCTGGTTTTTACCTGTTTGCTTCGCGCGCCGAAAGCCGGGGGGACAAGCCGCTGCGCCTTTTCTCCAGAAGGCTGCTGGCACTGTTGTTGATCGGTGTTGCGCATTTGCCCATTTTCTGGGGGAGCATTTTGTTTTTTTATGCGCTGATCGGCTTCCTGCTGCTCCCCTTTTATCGGGCTAGCGTTAAGACTACGCTTTGGATCGGAGGAGGGCTGTTGGTACTGCACCTTGCAGCGACTGGACTGCAATTTGCCATTTCTTATTCGGAGCTGGAGATAGCGCAAGCTCTGAACTTTCTCACCAATGACTGCATTACCATCTTCCTCATGTTCTTGTCTGGCTGCGTTGCGGCGAAGGCGGGATGGATCGGAAAGACGGGCGAGCATATTCGATCTATTCGAAAGCTATTTCTGCTGCTGCTTCCGATTGCTGCGGGACTGTCGGTTTGGATGTGGGTAGCCGAAGGCAACGCCGATCCGCTGTTGTCTTCGATTGTTGCGCTGAGCGCAATTCCTATGGCTTATTGTTATCTTTCCGGTTTGTTTTTGCTGCTAGAGCATCGAAGTATCGCCCGTTTGTTCAGCCCGGTAGGGAAGTTAGGGCGTATGGCGCTCACCAATTATGTCGCGCAAAGCCTGATCGGCGTCGCCCTGTTGGATATGTTCGGTATTAATTTTCCGACACCGGTAGAGATTGTGCTAGTGGCAATAGTTATATTTGTGATTCAAGTGGTGATAAGCGTCGTCTGGCTGCGGTTTTTCCGCATGGGTCCACTGGAGAAGCTTTGGCGTATCATGACTTATGGCAGAAGGGCTATCGGGCGAACCGGGCGAACGCATGTCTCCGCTAGGGATTAA
- a CDS encoding fibronectin type III domain-containing protein yields the protein MKLSWTSATDHAGVTGYRIYVDGKEFTTVSGNVYGTTVNGLTADTKYAFKVTAYDAVGNESEPISKQRQPNLRVEAEVPQAAVLETVVPKQAACYPATPI from the coding sequence ATGAAGCTGTCCTGGACGAGCGCGACGGATCACGCCGGTGTGACCGGCTACCGGATCTACGTCGATGGCAAGGAGTTCACGACGGTAAGCGGGAACGTGTATGGAACAACCGTCAACGGTCTGACGGCTGATACCAAGTATGCGTTCAAGGTCACTGCTTATGACGCGGTAGGGAATGAAAGCGAGCCGATAAGCAAGCAACGACAGCCCAATCTTCGAGTGGAGGCGGAGGTTCCTCAGGCAGCGGTTCTGGAGACAGTGGTTCCGAAGCAGGCCGCGTGTTACCCGGCAACGCCAATCTGA
- a CDS encoding sigma-70 family RNA polymerase sigma factor — MEVAQANTGISHSGIRDLKKGIMSEEKFAEIYDAYYSRVYKYICYRINNHYDAEEICSHVFEAVISKYNSYSPQKSNFEVWLFAIARNAVTDYFRSQKKRITFSLDSILDMILPRPSPEEIVILEDSNEILYKALAKLSDKERNIIGMKYAAGLKNAEIADLLGVSSSNIGVVLYRCLKKLQQELEKGGFLK; from the coding sequence TTGGAGGTTGCTCAGGCGAATACAGGAATTAGCCACAGCGGCATTCGTGATCTTAAAAAAGGGATCATGTCAGAAGAAAAATTTGCAGAGATTTACGATGCATATTATAGCCGTGTTTACAAATATATTTGCTACCGAATTAACAACCACTATGATGCGGAAGAGATTTGCAGTCATGTATTTGAAGCAGTGATTTCAAAATACAACAGCTACTCGCCACAGAAATCCAATTTTGAAGTTTGGTTGTTTGCGATTGCTAGAAACGCTGTGACTGATTACTTCCGTTCACAAAAAAAAAGGATCACCTTTTCGCTGGATTCAATTCTGGACATGATTTTACCAAGGCCATCTCCGGAAGAAATTGTCATCCTCGAAGACAGCAACGAAATCTTGTACAAGGCTCTGGCAAAGCTAAGTGATAAGGAACGTAATATCATCGGCATGAAGTATGCAGCTGGTTTGAAAAATGCGGAAATTGCTGACCTTCTCGGAGTCAGCAGTTCAAATATCGGTGTAGTCCTCTACAGATGTCTGAAAAAGCTTCAACAAGAACTGGAAAAGGGAGGTTTTTTAAAATGA